The region CGATCGTGCTCGAGGCCGCGCCCGAGCGGCTCGAGCTCAAGCTCGCCCTGCTCGCCGAGGTCGAGGCGGCGAACGACGACGCGGTGATCGCCTCGAACACGTCGTCGATCGGGGCGGATGCGCTCGCGGCCGGCATGCGGGACCCTGCCCGGCTCGTGATCGCCCACTTCTTCAACCCCGCCGACACGGTGCCGCTCGTCGAGGTCGTGCCGGGGCCCGCGACGCCGCCCGAGACCGTCGAGCGGATGGTCGGCCTGCTGACCGCGGCCGGCAAGACCGCCGTGCCGCTCGCGCAGCAGGTCGAGGGCTTCATCGCCAACCGACTGCAGGCCGCCCTCTACCGCGAGGCGATGCACCTCGTCGAGCGCGGCGTCGCGACGCCCGAGCAGGTCGACGCGGTCGTGACCGCTGGCCTCGGCCCGCGCTGGGCGCTCGCCGGCCCCTTCGAGATCATGGACCTCGGCGGCCTCGACGTGTGGACGAGCGTGACCGACGGGATCTTCCCGACGCTCGGGGACGCATCCGCCGCCCCCGGCATGCTGCGCGAGCGGGTCGAGCGCGGCGACCTCGGCGCGAAGACCGGCCGGGGCTTCCTCGAGCGCGACGCGGATGCGTCGGCGCGATTCGCGGGGCGCCTCGCCGCGCTGCTCGAGGCGCGGGACCGTCTTCCGGGGTCGGAGTAGACCCGGCCATCCCGTCCTGCGCCGGAGCGTCCTCAGAGGCGGCTCCCGGCTCGGCGTGCCACGGTCGGGCCATGACCGATGCAGCCGACCGGCCCCGACCCATCCGCGCCCTGTACTTCAACGGCACCCTCACGCCCTCACCGGACGAGAGCCACACCGACCTGCTCATCGAGGCGAGCGCGACCATCCTGCGCAAGCAGGGCGTCGAGGTGGAGGTCGTGCGCGCGGTCGACCACGCGATCGCGCCGGGCGTGCAACCCGACATGACCGAGCATGGCGCGAGCGAGGACGCGTGGCCCGCCCTGTGGGAGCGCGTCCTCGCCGCGGACATCCTCGTGCTCGCGACGCCGATCTGGCTCGGCGAGGCCTCGAGCGTGACGCGTCGCGTCGTCGAGCGGCTCTACGCCGAGTCGGGCGAGCTCAACGAGCACGGCCAGTCGATCTTCTACGGCAAGGTGGGCGGATGCCTCGTCGGCGGCAACGAGGACGGCATGAAGCACGTCGCGCGCGAGCTCGTCTACGCGCTGCAGCACCTCGGCTGCACGATCCCACCGCAGGCCGACGCCGGCTGGGTGGGGGAAGCGGGGCCGGGCCCCTCGTACGGCGACGAGCTGGACGACGGGTCGCGCGCGGGCGCCGACAACGACTTCACGAACCGCAACGTGACGATCATGGCGTGGAACCTGCTGCACCTCGCGCGCATGCTCCAGGGCGGCATCCCGAGCGAGGGCAACGACCGCAACGCGTGGGAGCGCGGCGATCGATTCGGCTTCCAGAACCCTGAGTACCGCTGACGGACGTCGCCTCGCCCGCGCCGTTGGCGCGTGTGGGCGGGGTGCGGCATGCTCCCGACATGCACACGACGCAGTGGCTGCTCGAAGGTGACCCCGCGATCCGCTGGCAGGTGCTGCAGGATCTCGAGGACGCCGACCCGGATGCGGTGGCGCGCGAGCGCGCTCGCGTCGCGCGAGAGGGCTGGGGCGCCGCGCTCCTCGCGGCGCGCGGTCCCGACGGCCAGTGGGCCGGCGGCGCGCACTTCCCGAAGGCCGAGTCCGTGCTGCCGGGCCAGCCATGGACATCCACCGCCCACGTGCTCACCGAGCTGCGGCTGCTCGGCGTCGACCCGGCCGACCCGGCCGTGCGCGACGCGATCGCCGACGTCGCGCGCGTGACGCGCTGGGAGTACGACGACGAGCCGTTCTTCGAGGGCGAGGTCGAGCCGTGCATCAACGCCGCGCTCGTGACGAACGCGCTGTACTTCGGCGTCGAGGTCGATGCAATCGTCGAGCGGCTGCTGGGGGAGCGGATGGCCGACGGCGGCTGGAACTGCGACCAGGAGCGCGGCTCGGTGCGCTCCTCGTTCGACACGACGATCGGCGTGCTCGAGGCGCTCGCCGCGTTCGAGCGCGAGCACGACGACCCGCGGGTGCGCGAGGCGCGCGAGAGCGGGGAGGAGTACTTGCTCGAGCGCGGCCTCATGCGGCGTCGCTCGACCGGCGAGATCCCGAAGCCGACCTACGTGCAGCTCGCGTTCCCGCCCCGGCACGAGTACGACGTGCTGCGTGCGCTCGAGCACTTCCGGGCGGTCGGCGCCCCCGTCGACGAGCGGATGCGCGAGGCGATCGAGCTCGTGCGCTCGAAGCGCCGGGACGACGGCACGTGGGCCGCCGACGTCGTGCACGGCGGCGATGCGGTCGTCGACTACGGCGCGGCGGGGGAGCCGAGCCGCTGGATCACGCTCAAGGCGCTCCGCGTGCTGCGGTGGGCGGACGGAGAGGCTCAGGTCTCCGGTGCCGCCGACGCCTCGGCGCCGGACGACTCGGCGCCGAGGTAGAGCAGCATCCCGTCGGGATCCCGCACCTGTCCGACGCGCTCGCGCCACGGCATGAGCTCCGGCTCGGCGACAGCGGTCGCGCCGCGCTCGAGCGCGCGCGCGAAGGCGGCGTCGACATCGTCGACGTAGATCCAGAGCGCGGCCTCCGGTGGCCCGGCGCCCGGCTCGAAGCCGATCGCGACGGTGGAAGCCCCCACCTCGAGCGCGACGTAGACGACGCGGCCGTCGTCCTCGTAGGCGTAGCCCCGCCGCGCGTCGAACGCTGCGACGTAGAACGCCTCGAGCCGCTCGAGATCGCGAGTGCGGAGGATGGGGAAGCTGCGCTGCACCGCCATGCGCGGCATCGTACGCGCGCTCAGCCGAGTGCAGCCAGGTGCTCAGCCATCGCCGGCACGACGACGTCGGGCCGGTCGCGCTGCACCCAGTGGCCCGCGCTCGGCACGACGATCGCGCGGGCGTCGGGCATCGACGCGGCCGCGCGCTCCGCGACCGCTGCCGGCACTCCGGAGTCGCGCTCGCCGTGCACGAAGAGCGT is a window of Agrococcus sp. Marseille-Q4369 DNA encoding:
- a CDS encoding 3-hydroxyacyl-CoA dehydrogenase family protein is translated as MAETIAVLGAGIMGAGIARVFGRAGHDVRVFDVRAEAAGAAAESAGGTAHGSVAAAVDGATIVLEAAPERLELKLALLAEVEAANDDAVIASNTSSIGADALAAGMRDPARLVIAHFFNPADTVPLVEVVPGPATPPETVERMVGLLTAAGKTAVPLAQQVEGFIANRLQAALYREAMHLVERGVATPEQVDAVVTAGLGPRWALAGPFEIMDLGGLDVWTSVTDGIFPTLGDASAAPGMLRERVERGDLGAKTGRGFLERDADASARFAGRLAALLEARDRLPGSE
- a CDS encoding flavodoxin family protein, producing the protein MTDAADRPRPIRALYFNGTLTPSPDESHTDLLIEASATILRKQGVEVEVVRAVDHAIAPGVQPDMTEHGASEDAWPALWERVLAADILVLATPIWLGEASSVTRRVVERLYAESGELNEHGQSIFYGKVGGCLVGGNEDGMKHVARELVYALQHLGCTIPPQADAGWVGEAGPGPSYGDELDDGSRAGADNDFTNRNVTIMAWNLLHLARMLQGGIPSEGNDRNAWERGDRFGFQNPEYR
- a CDS encoding VOC family protein, whose product is MAVQRSFPILRTRDLERLEAFYVAAFDARRGYAYEDDGRVVYVALEVGASTVAIGFEPGAGPPEAALWIYVDDVDAAFARALERGATAVAEPELMPWRERVGQVRDPDGMLLYLGAESSGAEASAAPET